From Microbacterium pseudoresistens, the proteins below share one genomic window:
- the deoC gene encoding deoxyribose-phosphate aldolase produces the protein MTTELTRPAPSAGVGNSAVDVLGGEPDDTTLRRFLHGLPGVDAVGLEQRSAGLGTRSIKTASKAWALDTIVRLTDLTTLEGADTPGKVRSLVSKAKLPDAADPSCPPVAAVCVYGDMVPAAIEALGARHGDPDDGAISVAAVATAFPSGRASLEVKLADTRDAVDAGADEIDMVIDRGAFLAGRYGQVFDQIVQVKDACRRDDGTSAALKVILETGELTTYDNVKRASWLAILAGGDFIKTSTGKVQPAATLPVTLLMLEVVRDWHRMTGQRIGVKPAGGIRSSKDAIKYLVHVAETVGEEWLQPHLFRFGASSLLNDVLLQRQKMMTGRYSGPDYVTID, from the coding sequence GTGACGACCGAACTCACCAGACCCGCGCCCTCCGCAGGTGTCGGGAACAGCGCGGTGGACGTGCTCGGCGGGGAGCCCGACGACACGACGCTGCGCCGTTTCCTGCACGGCCTTCCCGGGGTGGATGCCGTGGGCCTGGAGCAGCGCTCCGCGGGCCTGGGCACCCGATCCATCAAGACCGCATCGAAGGCGTGGGCACTGGACACCATCGTGCGTCTGACCGATCTCACCACTCTCGAGGGCGCAGACACGCCCGGCAAGGTGCGCTCGCTCGTGTCGAAGGCGAAGCTGCCGGATGCGGCGGATCCGTCGTGTCCGCCGGTCGCTGCGGTGTGCGTGTACGGCGACATGGTTCCCGCTGCGATCGAGGCGCTGGGCGCGCGGCACGGCGATCCCGACGACGGCGCCATCTCGGTCGCCGCCGTCGCCACCGCGTTCCCGTCGGGGCGGGCGTCGCTGGAGGTCAAGCTCGCCGACACGCGCGACGCCGTCGACGCCGGCGCCGACGAGATCGACATGGTCATCGATCGCGGCGCGTTTCTGGCGGGCCGCTACGGGCAGGTGTTCGACCAGATCGTGCAGGTGAAGGATGCTTGTCGGCGCGACGACGGCACTTCGGCCGCGCTGAAGGTGATCCTGGAGACGGGCGAGCTGACGACGTACGACAACGTCAAGCGCGCCTCGTGGCTGGCGATCCTCGCCGGCGGCGACTTCATCAAGACGTCCACGGGCAAGGTACAGCCCGCCGCCACGCTTCCCGTGACTCTGCTCATGCTCGAAGTGGTGCGCGACTGGCATCGGATGACGGGGCAGCGCATCGGCGTGAAGCCCGCCGGCGGCATCCGCTCCTCGAAGGACGCCATCAAGTACCTCGTGCACGTCGCAGAGACGGTGGGCGAGGAGTGGTTGCAGCCGCACCTGTTCCGGTTCGGAGCCTCGAGCCTGCTCAACGACGTGCTGCTGCAGAGGCAGAAGATGATGACCGGCCGCTACTCCGGCCCCGATTACGTGACGATCGACTGA
- a CDS encoding sugar-binding transcriptional regulator — translation MTTPAIDDELLSVRVAELYYDEERTQDEIGALLNVSRWKVGRLLAQARTDGIVRIEIVHPRARRLGLERALRERFTLADAVVVPVASDDDETMARVAQAAADHLTALRPAPRTLAVSWGRTLTAVSERLPDGWARGVHVVQMNGGVSVNRRPGGAATLAVTIAQRASGEVSLLPSPAILERLETKQAIERDRTVAGVLAEATAADVFLFTAGVCDARSAHVENGYLDAADIDELSQRGAVGDVLGRYIDADGNIVDAELDSRTVGLPLDRLRAADRTVFVTAGRAKHDVARTVITSGLCTMAVTDEETALTLLEEK, via the coding sequence CGAGGAGCGCACGCAGGACGAGATCGGCGCACTGCTCAACGTCTCGCGGTGGAAGGTGGGGCGTCTGCTCGCGCAGGCCCGCACCGACGGGATCGTGCGGATCGAGATCGTCCACCCGCGCGCGCGGCGTCTGGGCCTGGAGCGCGCGCTGCGCGAGCGGTTCACTCTCGCCGACGCCGTCGTGGTGCCCGTCGCCTCCGACGACGACGAGACGATGGCGCGGGTCGCTCAGGCCGCCGCCGACCACCTCACCGCCCTGCGCCCTGCTCCCCGCACGCTCGCGGTCAGCTGGGGGCGCACGCTCACGGCGGTCTCGGAGCGCCTGCCTGACGGCTGGGCCCGCGGCGTGCACGTCGTGCAGATGAACGGCGGTGTGAGCGTCAACCGCCGCCCTGGCGGTGCGGCGACCCTCGCCGTCACCATCGCGCAGCGCGCATCGGGAGAGGTGTCGCTGCTGCCGAGCCCCGCGATCCTCGAGCGGCTCGAGACGAAGCAGGCCATCGAACGCGATCGCACCGTGGCCGGGGTTCTCGCCGAAGCCACCGCGGCCGATGTCTTCCTGTTCACCGCCGGCGTGTGCGATGCGCGTTCGGCGCACGTCGAGAACGGCTACCTCGACGCCGCCGACATCGACGAGCTCTCGCAGCGGGGAGCCGTCGGCGATGTGCTCGGCCGCTACATCGACGCCGACGGTAACATCGTCGACGCCGAATTGGACTCCCGCACCGTGGGACTTCCGCTCGATCGGCTGCGCGCCGCGGACCGGACGGTCTTCGTGACGGCGGGCCGGGCCAAGCACGACGTCGCCCGCACGGTGATCACGAGTGGATTGTGCACGATGGCGGTCACCGACGAGGAGACCGCTCTGACCCTCCTGGAGGAGAAGTGA
- a CDS encoding aldehyde dehydrogenase family protein, whose protein sequence is MSFLEYAAAPESRSILNLRENYGLFIDGKFVDGRGDAFTTISPADEAPIASIAYADEEDVDRAVAAARRAYDKVWSKMSGRDRGKYLFRIARLVQERARELAVAESLDNGKPIKESRDVDVPLVASWFFYYAGWADKLDYAGLGANPRAHGVAGQIIPWNFPLLMLAWKIAPALAAGNTVVLKPAETTPLSALIFAEILQQADLPAGVVNIVTGAGATGAALVRHPDVDKVAFTGSTGVGRDIAKAVAGTGKKVTLELGGKAANIVFDDAPIDQAVEGVVNGIFFNQGHVCCAGSRLLVQESIHDEVIDRLKTRLSTLRMGDPLDKNTDIGAINSAAQLARIRELSDIGEVEGAERWSADCVIPEKGFWFAPTIFTGVEASHRIAREEVFGPVLSVLTFRTPDEAIAKANNTPYGLSAGIWTDKGSRILAVADRLRAGVVWANTFNRFDPASPFGGYKESGYGREGGRHGLTAYLKGAAA, encoded by the coding sequence ATGAGCTTCCTGGAATACGCAGCGGCCCCCGAATCGCGCAGCATCCTGAATCTGCGCGAGAACTACGGCCTGTTCATCGACGGCAAGTTCGTCGACGGGCGCGGCGACGCGTTCACGACCATCTCTCCGGCGGACGAGGCGCCGATCGCCTCGATCGCGTACGCCGATGAGGAGGATGTCGACCGCGCCGTCGCCGCGGCACGCCGCGCCTACGACAAGGTGTGGTCGAAGATGAGCGGACGGGACCGCGGCAAGTACCTGTTCCGCATCGCCCGTCTCGTGCAGGAGCGGGCACGCGAGCTCGCTGTCGCCGAGAGCCTGGACAACGGCAAGCCGATCAAGGAGAGCCGCGACGTCGACGTTCCGCTCGTCGCCTCGTGGTTCTTCTACTACGCCGGATGGGCCGACAAGCTCGACTACGCCGGACTCGGCGCCAACCCCCGGGCGCACGGCGTGGCCGGACAGATCATCCCGTGGAACTTCCCGCTGCTCATGCTCGCGTGGAAGATCGCCCCGGCTCTGGCCGCGGGCAACACGGTCGTGCTCAAGCCGGCCGAGACCACCCCGTTGAGTGCGCTGATCTTTGCGGAGATCCTGCAGCAGGCCGATCTTCCTGCCGGGGTCGTGAACATCGTCACCGGGGCCGGTGCGACCGGGGCGGCACTCGTGCGTCACCCCGATGTCGACAAGGTCGCCTTCACCGGGTCGACCGGTGTCGGCCGTGATATCGCCAAGGCCGTCGCCGGCACGGGCAAGAAAGTCACGCTGGAGCTGGGCGGCAAGGCCGCGAACATCGTGTTCGACGATGCGCCGATCGACCAGGCCGTCGAGGGGGTCGTCAACGGCATCTTCTTCAACCAGGGCCATGTGTGCTGCGCGGGCAGCCGCCTGCTCGTGCAGGAGTCGATCCACGACGAGGTGATCGATCGCCTGAAGACCCGTCTGTCGACGCTGCGCATGGGAGACCCGCTCGATAAGAACACCGATATCGGCGCGATCAACTCCGCCGCGCAGCTGGCGCGCATCCGTGAACTCAGCGACATCGGCGAGGTCGAGGGGGCGGAGCGCTGGAGCGCTGACTGCGTGATCCCCGAGAAGGGCTTCTGGTTCGCCCCGACGATCTTCACGGGGGTCGAGGCCTCGCATCGCATCGCCCGTGAAGAGGTCTTCGGGCCGGTGCTGTCGGTGCTGACCTTCCGCACCCCGGACGAGGCGATCGCCAAGGCCAACAACACCCCGTACGGCCTGTCGGCCGGCATCTGGACCGACAAGGGCTCGCGCATCCTCGCCGTCGCCGACCGGCTGCGCGCCGGCGTCGTGTGGGCGAACACGTTCAACCGCTTCGATCCGGCCAGTCCGTTCGGCGGCTACAAGGAGTCCGGATACGGCCGTGAGGGCGGTCGCCACGGACTGACCGCTTATCTCAAGGGAGCCGCAGCATGA